tttttcctttttttaatagagatggggccttgctatgttgcctaggttggtcttgaactcctgggctcaagcagtcctctcacctcggcctctccaagtgctgggattacaaatgtgagccactacacccagccctaACATTATTTTATGACTGTTATACTGCAATAGCctcaacatttatttctttgcctCCAATTCTCTCTCCCGTAATCCATTCTAAAGCCCACCATTAGAGTAAATGAAACTAAATTAGACCATGCATCATGGTACTCTAGGGCTTAGTGGTTCCCAATTGCTTAGAAAAGTTCAAAACCCTTTGACTTTCAAAGGCCTTAATGTTATGTCCCcatctcactttttcttttttttttttttttaagacagagtctcgctctgtccccaggctggagtgcagtggtgtgatcttggctcactgcaacctctgcctgctgggttcaagcgattctcctgcctcagtctcccgagtagctgggactacaggcgcgcaccaccatgcccagttaatttttttttttttttgagacggagtctcgctctgtcccccaggctggagtgcagtggccggatctcagcttattgcaagctccgcctcccaggtttacgccattctcctgcctcagcctcccgtgtagctaggactacaggcacccgccacctcacccggctagttttttgtattttttttttttttttagtagagacggggtttcaccaggttaggcaggatggactcgatctcctgacctcgtgatccgcccgtctcggcctcccaaagtgctgggattacaggcttgagccactgcgcccggcctgtgcccagttaatttctgtatttttagtagagatggggtttcaccatgttggccaggatagtcatgatctcctgacctcatgatccgaccacctcggcctcccaaaagtgctgggattacaagcatgagacaccacgcccagcctggccCCATCGCACTTTTCTATATATCCCATGTTGGTAAACATTCAGGTTAATCCATTCAACAATGGAGTGTCTGCCATGGGTCAGGTATGGCTGGGGTTATGAAGAGAAGTACGTTAAGTGCTCTCATCAAGTGGACAACCAGAGAGAGTAATAAAATTGAAGAGTAGCCAGTATAGAAGAAGGAAAATCAGGAGCGTGTGGTACACTAAAAAGCACAGGAAGAAAGTGTTTCCATACAAGAATTATAAACCAAGTCAAATACTGCTGAAAAGTATAAGGAGGCCTGCAAATTGACCACTGAGACATGGCAATGTAGAGGTCACAGATAACCTTGACAAGTTTCAGTGGTGAGAATCATAGCTTCATAGAAGTGGGTTCAAGACAGAAAAGGAGGTGAGAGGCTGCTATACAAAGGAAcatcaggctgggcacaatggctcacgcctgtaatcccactttggaaggccgaggcaggaggatggcttgactccaggagtttatactaacctgggcaacagtgagaccccatctctgccaaaaataaatttttaaaaattagctggacgtgatggtacatgtctgtaggcccagctacttgggaggctgaggtgctcAGATGTtcagtgctgcagtgagccatgattgcaccactgtactccagcctgaacagagcaaaaccctgtctatgccgggcacggtggctcacgcctgtaatcccagcactttgggaggccgaggcaggtggatcatgaggtcaggagttcaagaccagcctggccaacatggtgaaaccccatctctactaaaaatacaaaaactagctgggtgtgatggcacgggcctgtagtcccagctattcgggaggctgaggcagaattgcttgaacctgggaggtggaggtcgcagtgagccaagactgcgccattgcactccagcctgggcaacacagtgagactccatctcaaaacaaacaaacaaaacaaacaaacaaaaagcctttctctaaaaataaaataaaaggggccaggcacggtgtctcatgcctgtaatcccagcactttgggaggctgaggcgggcagatcacaaggtcaggagttcaagaccagcctgaccaatatggtgaaaccctgtatctactaaaaatataaaattagctgggcatagtggcacggccctgtaatcccagctactcaggagtctgaggcaggagaatcgcttgaacctgggaggcggaggttgcagtgatctgagatcgcgccacagtactccaacctgggtgaaagagcaagactccatctcaaaaaaaaaaaaaaaaaaaaaagccaggcgcagtggctcacatctgtcatcccaccactttgggaggccaaggccagcggatcacgaggtcatgagttcgagactggcctggctaacacagtgaaaccccgtctctactaaaaatacaaaaattagccgggcatggtagttgCCCACCTGTAGttggcgtcagccaccgcgccaggcctcatttttttttttttgagaccgagtctcactctgttgcccaggctggagtgcagtggcactatctcggctcactgcaacctccgtctctcaggttcaagcagttctcctgtcttagcctccagagtagctgggattacaggtgcgcaccaccacacccatctaatttttgtgtttttagtagagacagggtttcgccatgtttcccaggctggtcttgaactcctgggctcaagcaatccacccacttcagcctcccaaagtgctgggattactagcatGAGGCACAGAgcccagcctgtaatcccaacactttgggaggccaaggtaggaggatcacctgagcccaggagttcaagaccagcctgggcaaaataacgataccccatctctacaagaaataaaaaaattagccaagcctggtggcatgcacctgtgttcctagctactcacgaggctgaggtgggagaatcacttcagcccaggaacccagaaggctgaggcagcaatgagccctgatggtgccactgcactccagcctgggtgacaaggcaagacctcatctcaaaacaattttttaaaagtgagctTGCTCACCTTTCCTATGTCTCTCAGCACCTTGCTTTCgaattttagctattatttttacaGATCTTTTAACAAAAAGGCTGCTTTAATTAATGTTAACATACGTGGCATATAACAGGATCCTTTTTCCCAAGGGCTTTACAAACCTCTAGAGTCAAATGTGCCTTACTATCAGCACCAAAATAAATGGTGTCaaccgggtgcagtgactcacgcctgtaatcccagcactttaagaggctgaggcaggcgaatgacctgaggccaggagttcaagaccagcctggccaacatggtgaaaccacgtctctactaaaaatacaataatcagtcgggcgaggtggctcccaactgtagtcccagcaccttgggaggccgagactggcgggtcacttgaggccacgagttcgagaccagcctggccaacatggtgaaacccaatctctactaaaaatacaaaacctagccggctgtggtggcgcacgcctgtaatcccagctacacgggaggctgaggtataagaGTCGtctgaacgtgggaggtggagcttgtagtaagccgagatcacgccactgcactccagcctgggcaacagagctagactctgtctcaaaacaaacaaaaatgttgtcAAGACTCTCAGACGAGTTGCTAATGGAGTAAGGCCTATATGTAAATAGCACCAAAGACTATGCAACAGAGATGGAAGAAGCAAGCAGGGAGGCAGGAATAGTTTAGCCGTGGCAGTTTTAGCTTAGTCCACTTATATAAATGGTTCTTTAGGGTAGTACATGGAGCATCCTCATTTCCAAACATCGAACTGAGAGCTGTGCAAAATAACTCCAAGTTCCCAACTATGCCCCCTTAATTATCCCTATCATCTAAGACTGTTGTTCCTATCCATCACTGAACTTCCTCGTCCTCTTCCTTCAACCCCTGTTAGTCAATGGTTGAAATTTTGATTTGGTAAAAAAGCTCTGGCAAAAACCAGTAAAAGGGGCTCGCGAATCAGGTCTCAGGGAAGCACAGAGGTAGCCACTAGAAGGCCCGAGGTGCTCATGGAAAGAGCTCGAGCCCAGGAGCTCGGAGCCGCCGTTACGTAACCGGCACCCAGAGCCTCCGAAGACCGGAAGGCCCCGCTCAGGCCCCGACCCCGCCCCGGCCCGGCAGCCGGTAGGTGCCGTGCGCAACCCTCCGGAAGCTGCCGCCCCTTTCCCCTTTTATgggaatactttttaaaaaaaattaaagttcgCTGACGCCACCCAGTAGGACTGGCCGCCCTATAACCGTGATCAAGGAGCTCCTCGCCACTTCTCACTTCCGCTTCCTTCCAGTAAGGAGTCGGGGTCTTCCCCAGTTTTCTTgccaggcggcggcggcggcggcggcgactggCGATGTTTGGCCTCAAAAGAAACGCGGTAATCGGACTCAACCTCTACTGTGGGGGGGCCGGCTTGGGGGCCGGCAGCGGCGGCGCCACCCCTCCGGGAGGGCGGCTTTTGGCTACGGAGAAGGAGGCCTCGGCCCGGCGAGAGATAGGGGGAGGGGAGGCCGGCACGGTGATTGGCGGAAGCGCCGGCGCAAGCCCCCCGGCCGCCCTCACGCCAGACGCCCGGAGGGTCGCGCGGCCGCCGCCCATTGGCGCGGAGGTCCCCGACGTCACCGCGAGCCCCGCGAGGCTGCTTTTCTTTGCGCCCACCCGCCGCGCGGGGCCGCTTGAGGAGATGGAAGCCCCGGCCGCCGACGCCATCATGTCGCCCGAAGAGGAGCTGGACGGGTACGAGCCGGAGCCTCTCGGGAAGCGGCCGGCTGTCCTGCCCCTGCTGGAGTTGGTCGGGGAATCTGGTAATAGCCCCAGTACGGATGGGTCACTACCCTCGACGCCGCCgccagcagaggaggaggaggacgagttGTACCGGCAGTCGCTGGAGATTATCTCTCGGTACCTTCGGGAGCAGGCCACCGGCGCCAAGGACACAAAGCCAATGGGCAGGTCTGGGGCCACCAGCAGGAAGGCTCTGGAGACCTTACGACGGGTTGGGGATGGCGTGCAGCGCAACCACGAGACGGCCTTCCAAGGTAAGGGGGTTCATTAATCGCCAAGGCCTCACTCCCTTTTTTCCATCTCTCCCTGGACTCACCCGCCGAGGGTGGGTGGAAACCGAAACGAGTCAGTGTTGAAACGTGTCTCATCCTATTCCTGAAACCAGAATATTCTGGCCTTGAGTCATTGTTTCCGCCCATCTTgattcttttggaaatggcagcTCGTGTTCAAAGACCGGAAAGGGTGGGATGTCAATTCCAAGTGGGGTCGACCTGAGTTCTATAAATCCCAGTAGCCACTTTCCCGCCGTGGGTGGGCAGGCGAATCTTGCGCCGGTTTAGACAAAGGAGGCCGTGAGGACCTGCATGCTTTTCTTCCCCAGGCATGCTTCGGAAACTGGACATCAAAAACGAAGACGATGTCAAATCTTTGTCTCGAGTGATGGTCCATGTTTTCAGCGACGGCGTAACAAACTGGGGCAGGATTGTGACTCTCATTTCTTTTGGTGCCTTTGTGGCGAAACACTTGAAGACCATAAACCAAGAAAGCTGCATCGAACCATTAGCAGAAAGTATCACAGACGTTCTCGTAAGGACAAAACGGGACTGGCTAGTTAAACAAAGAGGCTGGGTAAGTTTTCCTTAAGGATGAAAGGGGACTTGGAGTGGAAGTAGAATGAAGGATTTATTTAGAGAGGTGGGGATATCTAAAGGTTTTTTGCAGGCTCTAACTAAAGGACCATTGTTTATTTGATAATGATTTAGTGGATCCTTAGAGATAGTGGTATGGCGGTCTTGAATTGTATCAAAAATCTTGGTTTTCTCTAGGCTATTTTTTGTTCCAGTTCAGTTGAATACTCTTCAGTGGATTCAAACCATGAAGAAATAAGTCACCAGGGGAGGATAGCTGAAATACATTCCTAAGGCGCTCCCTGTTTTAATTGAGAAGATACGGGGTGGACCTTGCGTTTTAAACAGAAACCCAGATCTGATGCAGGATGTACTTAACCACGTTGAGAAAAACTGATCTTCGCAGTTGAGGTGTTACTGAAATATTAGGTGGTGGAGATTTGAGAATAAGTGTTTTAGTCTTTTACTTCATGGGAACTCTGGAAGTCCCTTGGTTTGGATAAATCCTAATATGACCAAGATAGTACTGTAAAATGAAGTTTAACTATCATGGGTGCCCACTTAAGAAACTGAAGAacttagaaatgtcttttttttttttttttttttgccccaggGTGAATAATAATTGGTTTACTGTTGTTTTAGGGGGGATCcttagatattttaatttaccttttttctGGATAGTAGTGTTGTTAAGAGAGCAGAAACCCATACTTGAAAATGtgcttgtcttttttgttttgtaggatGGGTTTGTGGAGTTCTTCCATGTAGAGGACCTAGAAGGTGGCATCAGAAATGTGCTGCTGGCTTTTGCAGGTGTTGCTGGAGTAGGAGCTGGTTTGGCATATCTAATAAGATAGCCTTACTGTAAGTGCAATAGTTGACTTTTaaccaaccaccaccaccaaccacCAAAACCAGTTTATGCAGTTGGACTGCAAGCTGTAACTTCCAAGAGGTGCACCCTAGCAACCTAGCCAGAAAAGCAAGTGGCAAGAGGATTATGGCTAACGAGAATAAATACATGGGAAAAGTGCTGCCCATTGATAGAAGAGTCACTGTCTGAAAGAAGCAAAGCTCAGTTTCAGCAACAAACAAACTTTGTTTGGGAAGCTATGGAGGAGGACTTTTAGATTTAGTGAAGATGGTAGGGTGGAAAGACTTAATTTCCTTGTTGAGAACAGGAAAGTGGCCAGTAGTCAGGCAAGTCATAGAATTGATTACCCGCCGAATTCATTAATTTCCTGTAGTGTTAAGAGAAGCACTAACAATGCCAGTGACCTGTGTAAAAGCTACAAGGAATAGAACTATGACTGTAAGCCTCAGTACTGTACAAGGGAAGCTTTTCC
This region of Macaca fascicularis isolate 582-1 chromosome 1, T2T-MFA8v1.1 genomic DNA includes:
- the MCL1 gene encoding induced myeloid leukemia cell differentiation protein Mcl-1 isoform X1, translated to MFGLKRNAVIGLNLYCGGAGLGAGSGGATPPGGRLLATEKEASARREIGGGEAGTVIGGSAGASPPAALTPDARRVARPPPIGAEVPDVTASPARLLFFAPTRRAGPLEEMEAPAADAIMSPEEELDGYEPEPLGKRPAVLPLLELVGESGNSPSTDGSLPSTPPPAEEEEDELYRQSLEIISRYLREQATGAKDTKPMGRSGATSRKALETLRRVGDGVQRNHETAFQGMLRKLDIKNEDDVKSLSRVMVHVFSDGVTNWGRIVTLISFGAFVAKHLKTINQESCIEPLAESITDVLVRTKRDWLVKQRGWDGFVEFFHVEDLEGGIRNVLLAFAGVAGVGAGLAYLIR
- the MCL1 gene encoding induced myeloid leukemia cell differentiation protein Mcl-1 isoform X2 yields the protein MFGLKRNAVIGLNLYCGGAGLGAGSGGATPPGGRLLATEKEASARREIGGGEAGTVIGGSAGASPPAALTPDARRVARPPPIGAEVPDVTASPARLLFFAPTRRAGPLEEMEAPAADAIMSPEEELDGYEPEPLGKRPAVLPLLELVGESGNSPSTDGSLPSTPPPAEEEEDELYRQSLEIISRYLREQATGAKDTKPMGRSGATSRKALETLRRVGDGVQRNHETAFQGWVCGVLPCRGPRRWHQKCAAGFCRCCWSRSWFGISNKIALL